One genomic window of Conger conger chromosome 9, fConCon1.1, whole genome shotgun sequence includes the following:
- the LOC133136123 gene encoding beta-galactoside-binding lectin-like has translation MNRAELQNLSFKQGMELRVTGVPEPNPVGFAINVGESEYNIALHINPRFQGSGPGVIVLNAMKDGSWGTEVRDKRNFPFRQGEEFEVSITFANDKFYISLHDGHMLEFPNRLEQPQYSKIWFTADVRITGIYVK, from the exons ATGAAT AGAGCGGAGTTGCAAAACCTTTCCTTCAAGCAAGGAATGGAACTGCGAGTCACCGGTGTCCCTGAACCCAATCCGGTTGG ttTCGCCATCAATGTGGGTGAATCTGAGTACAACATTGCGCTCCACATCAACCCTCGCTTTCAAGGCTCTGGCCCAGGTGTCATCGTCCTGAATGCCATGAAGGATGGGTCCTGGGGTACTGAAGTGAGAGATAAAAGAAACTTTCCTTTCCGGCAGGGCGAGGAGTTTGAG gTGTCCATCACCTTTGCCAATGACAAGTTTTACATTAGCCTGCACGACGGCCACATGCTGGAGTTCCCCAACCGCCTGGAACAGCCCCAGTACAGTAAAATCTGGTTTACAGCAGATGTCAGAATCACCGGCATATATGTCAAATAg